From the Amycolatopsis thermoflava N1165 genome, one window contains:
- a CDS encoding LacI family DNA-binding transcriptional regulator, which translates to MVTILDVARAAGVSKSTVSRVLDERLPHSTSPTAERVRRVAAELGYVRDPLASGLRRSGTNTVGVIVPRLTDTVMAMLYEEIAAAAGARGMFAIVATTEDKPDTERLAVQTLVRRRVDGLILTTARLGTPTARDVPHALALRTDGIGPAAVGDDRLGAHLAVRHLLDLGHRRIGLVGGPGYASSARERLAGYREALDQAGIGFDDRLVAGDAFSIESGEIAGRDLLDRPDRPTAIFAVNDNTAIGVMAAAHALGLRVPEDLSIVGYNDIPIVSRLPVPLTTVRVPFGQIAAGALELLTEASRGEQPRTLVATPTLIPRRSTGPARTSTTS; encoded by the coding sequence GTGGTGACCATCCTCGACGTTGCCCGGGCCGCCGGGGTCAGCAAGTCCACCGTGTCCCGTGTCCTGGACGAGCGGCTGCCGCACTCCACCAGTCCCACCGCCGAACGGGTGCGGCGGGTCGCGGCCGAGCTCGGCTACGTGCGCGACCCGCTGGCCTCGGGGCTGCGCCGGTCGGGCACCAACACGGTGGGCGTGATCGTGCCCCGGCTCACCGACACCGTGATGGCGATGCTTTACGAGGAGATCGCCGCGGCCGCGGGCGCCCGGGGGATGTTCGCCATCGTCGCCACCACCGAGGACAAGCCCGACACCGAACGGCTCGCGGTGCAGACCCTGGTGCGCCGTCGCGTCGACGGGCTGATCCTCACCACGGCCCGGCTGGGCACGCCCACCGCGCGGGACGTGCCACACGCGCTGGCCCTGCGCACCGACGGCATCGGCCCGGCCGCCGTCGGCGACGACCGCCTCGGGGCGCACCTGGCCGTCCGTCACCTGCTCGACCTCGGCCACCGGCGCATCGGCCTGGTCGGCGGTCCCGGTTACGCCTCCAGCGCCCGGGAACGGCTCGCGGGCTACCGCGAAGCCCTCGACCAGGCCGGGATCGGCTTCGACGACCGGCTGGTCGCCGGGGACGCGTTTTCCATCGAATCCGGGGAGATCGCCGGGCGCGACCTGCTGGACCGGCCCGACCGGCCCACCGCGATCTTCGCCGTCAACGACAACACCGCCATCGGCGTGATGGCCGCCGCCCACGCGCTCGGACTGCGCGTGCCCGAGGACCTGTCGATCGTGGGCTACAACGACATCCCCATCGTCAGCCGCCTGCCCGTGCCGCTGACCACCGTGCGCGTCCCGTTCGGACAGATCGCGGCCGGCGCGCTGGAACTGCTGACCGAAGCCTCCCGTGGCGAGCAGCCCCGCACGCTCGTCGCCACACCCACCCTCATCCCACGGCGCTCCACCGGACCCGCGCGCA